The Thermodesulfobacteriota bacterium genome has a window encoding:
- a CDS encoding histidine phosphatase family protein — protein MNDLDKLAKIYLGRHCKVIWNLEGRLIGTTDLPLCEEGLIEAKSNLSQIENLGIERIICSSLKRAHQTAQIYAEHLGVPLHVCPGLREIDHGIWNGQKTDELLDDKNSDFKIWFDDPTSIPIPEGTEPIPMAQKRIVETIKKIALRYPGETLLVIMHKHIRSILRCTLLGIGLKHFRENIDESVIPFEIPREQLLKLWEIEL, from the coding sequence ATGAATGACCTTGATAAGTTAGCTAAGATTTATTTGGGACGACATTGCAAGGTAATATGGAACCTGGAGGGAAGGCTGATAGGGACCACCGACCTGCCCTTGTGTGAAGAGGGATTAATCGAGGCAAAGTCAAACCTATCCCAGATCGAGAATCTAGGTATCGAGAGAATCATATGCAGTAGTCTCAAAAGGGCTCATCAGACGGCTCAGATATACGCAGAGCATCTGGGGGTCCCGCTCCACGTGTGCCCGGGGCTACGAGAAATAGACCACGGTATATGGAATGGCCAGAAGACAGACGAACTATTAGATGATAAGAACTCCGACTTCAAAATATGGTTTGATGACCCCACCAGCATTCCCATACCGGAAGGTACAGAGCCAATACCAATGGCCCAGAAACGAATTGTAGAGACAATCAAGAAAATTGCCCTGAGATATCCCGGAGAAACCCTGCTGGTTATCATGCATAAGCACATAAGGTCTATATTAAGATGCACTCTTCTGGGTATCGGGCTTAAACACTTTAGGGAAAACATAGACGAAAGCGTCATCCCATTTGAAATCCCCAGGGAGCAGCTCTTAAAACTGTGGGAGATTGAACTTTAG
- a CDS encoding diacylglycerol kinase family protein has translation MNFSREALQCVSTYVKHSLNREKYLLIINPVSGRGRTGRLIPYLQTLLDANKIPYEFRITTGPGQATELAKDAVGLGFGQIVSVGGDGTAHEVVNGLIGSRVVFGMIPTGGGNDFPKAAGIPLEISKAVETLANGFRRRVDVGLLGGRYFINGLGIGLDGAVSYRYRSMKLLRGEVGYIWGAVQEALIFKGFPVEIAIPDWSYNGLVLLIGASNGPSQGGDFKIAPDATIDDGLLDIHVIRDMPPLRRLIQIPKVRQGKHLSLEEVIIKRAPWMEIGLEHMLPAHLDGESFLLEPGKHRVEVVPKALEVISSIKE, from the coding sequence TTGAACTTTAGTAGAGAAGCATTGCAATGCGTCTCTACTTACGTTAAACACTCTTTGAATAGAGAAAAATATCTACTCATCATAAACCCAGTCTCGGGGCGCGGAAGAACCGGAAGGCTGATTCCCTACCTGCAAACACTACTCGATGCGAACAAGATTCCTTACGAGTTTCGTATTACCACCGGGCCTGGACAGGCCACAGAGCTAGCCAAAGATGCGGTGGGCCTGGGATTTGGCCAAATCGTGTCCGTCGGAGGGGACGGTACCGCACATGAGGTTGTGAACGGCCTCATCGGGTCAAGGGTAGTTTTCGGCATGATACCCACCGGAGGGGGTAACGACTTCCCCAAGGCGGCCGGAATACCGCTCGAAATCTCCAAAGCCGTCGAAACCCTGGCCAACGGCTTCCGTAGGCGAGTGGACGTCGGCTTACTCGGAGGACGCTACTTCATAAACGGCCTGGGCATCGGTCTAGACGGTGCGGTATCCTATCGCTACCGTAGCATGAAGCTACTTCGAGGAGAAGTTGGATATATTTGGGGAGCAGTCCAGGAAGCGCTGATTTTCAAGGGCTTTCCGGTGGAGATTGCCATTCCCGACTGGAGTTACAACGGGCTGGTCCTTCTTATAGGTGCATCTAACGGCCCGTCACAGGGGGGAGATTTTAAGATAGCGCCCGACGCTACTATTGACGACGGCCTGCTGGACATACATGTGATCAGGGATATGCCGCCTTTAAGACGCCTTATTCAAATCCCTAAGGTTCGCCAGGGTAAGCACTTGAGCCTCGAAGAAGTGATAATAAAACGCGCCCCCTGGATGGAAATCGGCCTTGAGCACATGCTGCCTGCTCATCTCGACGGTGAATCCTTTCTTCTGGAACCAGGAAAGCATAGGGTAGAAGTGGTGCCTAAGGCATTAGAGGTCATATCTAGTATTAAAGAATAG
- a CDS encoding Lrp/AsnC ligand binding domain-containing protein, which yields MAASAYVLVNISGPQTKGAVGKIRKVKGVKSAHIVAGPFDLIVFVEGKSQEEIGELVISRIRKTQGVTNTVTCFVVG from the coding sequence ATGGCGGCGAGTGCCTATGTTCTGGTGAATATCTCCGGCCCGCAGACCAAGGGGGCTGTAGGAAAGATCAGAAAAGTAAAGGGGGTAAAATCCGCACATATAGTTGCCGGCCCGTTTGACCTCATAGTCTTCGTAGAAGGGAAGAGTCAGGAAGAAATCGGCGAACTGGTCATATCCAGGATTAGAAAGACCCAGGGCGTGACAAACACGGTTACCTGCTTCGTCGTGGGCTAA
- a CDS encoding penicillin acylase family protein, with protein MLAILIILGMLLSALGYKTFRDIQPIIEGEIRLERLKSPVRIIRDIYAIPHIYAESGHDLLFAQGYVTAQDRLWQMDLSRRIATGRLSEIFGERTVEIDYFFRSLGIGRIAEKIYANLDQENRNDLIAYASGVNAYINSGKKTIESVILRYDIEPWRPIDSISIHLLSAFDLSINMDEEIFALKALRKLGEDMTKELFPRYPEGGNTIIDEVNKLNLDLNLPRGYKMAKERFGLFQSKGASNNWVIDGAKSKSGKPMLANDPHLRIQIPSVWHEVHLNAPGINVVGATFPGSPYVLIGHNQNVAWGFTDAMADRIDLYIERINPKDPYEYWYQDNWERMRTENVEIKVKDGGDYKTIIREIKYTKHGPVISSTDIEVEGVLSMKWAGGVVEDQSIKGLSILNRAKNVEEAKEGRKYARIYTLNMVYADVDGNIGYQLIGGIPVRGKGTGILPDSLQGKIPVPGWSGQYEWKGFIPHGELPNLSNPPTHFIATANNKIIDDTFTYLISNTWAPPYRYERIVSLLEQKEKLSLQDFKQMQADVYSIPAQKFVNEIIEVETNDPGVKWAQKELNRWNYEVTSGSLPALLYEVIRSNLIRNTFEDELRELYPEFLYTLNFNYNMMDKIMDEPGSRWWDDISTAVEETRDQIVVKSIEDALREIRETMGVHRENWRWGQLHKYRFTHPLGRVRFLDKLFNPKPIPAPGDRDTINNSYFGYKRHYYSDGETYDATVIPSYRFIVDLSDIGNAVAMNSTGQWGNPLCRHYSNVIQSWADVEYHPLYFEESDIEKNKWKELRLSPK; from the coding sequence ATGCTAGCGATACTAATTATTCTGGGGATGCTACTTTCCGCCCTAGGTTATAAGACCTTTAGGGATATTCAGCCAATCATCGAGGGGGAGATTAGATTAGAAAGGCTTAAATCCCCCGTCCGCATTATCCGGGACATCTACGCCATTCCACACATATATGCGGAGAGCGGCCATGACCTCCTTTTTGCACAAGGCTACGTCACCGCTCAAGACCGGCTCTGGCAGATGGATTTATCGAGAAGAATAGCTACCGGCAGGCTATCGGAAATATTTGGTGAACGCACGGTGGAGATCGATTATTTTTTTCGTTCTCTGGGGATAGGACGAATTGCAGAAAAGATTTATGCTAACCTTGACCAGGAAAATAGAAATGACCTCATCGCCTATGCGAGCGGGGTGAATGCCTACATAAATTCGGGCAAAAAAACGATCGAGTCGGTCATCCTGCGGTACGATATCGAGCCATGGAGGCCGATTGATTCCATCTCCATTCACCTACTTTCCGCTTTTGACCTCTCCATCAACATGGATGAGGAGATATTTGCCCTGAAGGCTTTGAGGAAGCTGGGAGAGGATATGACGAAGGAACTTTTTCCCCGCTATCCGGAGGGAGGGAACACAATAATAGATGAAGTAAATAAGCTTAATCTCGACTTGAACTTACCCCGTGGATACAAAATGGCAAAAGAGAGATTTGGATTGTTTCAATCGAAAGGTGCGAGCAATAACTGGGTAATCGACGGGGCAAAATCTAAGAGCGGAAAGCCGATGCTGGCCAACGACCCGCATTTAAGGATCCAGATTCCTTCGGTTTGGCATGAGGTTCATCTAAACGCCCCCGGAATAAACGTGGTCGGAGCTACATTCCCCGGCTCCCCATACGTGCTCATCGGCCATAACCAGAACGTAGCCTGGGGGTTCACCGACGCCATGGCAGACCGGATTGACCTTTACATCGAGAGAATTAACCCGAAGGATCCTTATGAGTATTGGTACCAGGATAATTGGGAGCGCATGAGGACAGAAAATGTAGAAATAAAGGTTAAAGATGGAGGCGATTATAAAACCATAATCAGGGAGATTAAATACACCAAACACGGGCCAGTTATTAGCTCCACCGATATAGAGGTTGAAGGAGTTCTGTCCATGAAGTGGGCAGGAGGTGTAGTCGAGGATCAATCGATTAAAGGGCTCTCCATCCTAAACCGGGCGAAGAATGTAGAGGAGGCAAAAGAGGGTAGGAAATACGCCAGGATATATACCTTAAACATGGTGTATGCCGACGTAGACGGCAATATAGGATACCAACTTATCGGCGGCATTCCGGTGAGGGGAAAAGGTACAGGGATACTGCCGGATTCACTTCAGGGCAAAATTCCGGTTCCCGGCTGGTCGGGGCAATATGAGTGGAAGGGATTCATTCCCCACGGTGAACTTCCAAACCTCTCTAATCCTCCCACCCACTTCATTGCCACGGCCAATAATAAAATCATCGATGACACCTTTACGTATTTAATATCAAATACCTGGGCTCCTCCTTATCGGTATGAGAGAATCGTTTCTCTCCTGGAGCAAAAGGAAAAGCTCTCGCTCCAGGATTTCAAGCAGATGCAAGCCGATGTTTATTCTATTCCCGCCCAAAAATTTGTGAATGAGATTATCGAAGTCGAGACAAATGACCCAGGGGTAAAATGGGCTCAGAAGGAGCTAAACAGGTGGAATTATGAAGTGACATCCGGGAGTCTCCCCGCACTTCTATACGAGGTGATTAGGTCAAATCTCATCAGAAACACCTTCGAGGATGAGCTTCGGGAACTATACCCGGAGTTTCTATACACCCTCAATTTCAACTACAACATGATGGACAAGATAATGGATGAACCGGGCTCACGTTGGTGGGATGATATTAGCACCGCTGTTGAAGAAACTAGAGATCAAATAGTCGTAAAGAGCATAGAAGATGCTCTTCGAGAAATAAGAGAGACAATGGGAGTTCATAGAGAAAACTGGAGATGGGGCCAGCTTCACAAATATCGCTTTACGCACCCGCTGGGTCGAGTGAGATTTTTAGACAAGTTATTCAATCCCAAACCAATCCCCGCCCCGGGAGACAGGGACACCATAAACAATTCCTATTTCGGGTATAAAAGACATTATTACTCTGACGGCGAAACCTATGATGCAACCGTGATACCCTCCTACCGTTTCATAGTGGATTTATCGGACATCGGTAATGCCGTGGCGATGAATTCAACCGGGCAGTGGGGAAATCCCCTTTGCAGGCATTATTCGAATGTAATTCAAAGCTGGGCCGATGTAGAATATCATCCTCTTTATTTCGAGGAAAGCGACATTGAAAAAAATAAATGGAAAGAGCTTAGGTTGAGTCCGAAGTAG
- a CDS encoding BolA/IbaG family iron-sulfur metabolism protein → MDPKEIKAMVEAGLPGSSVVVEGDGTHFEAVVVYSGFEGKALLERHQIVYNTLGEAMKQRIHALSLKTYTPEQWESARTKQARI, encoded by the coding sequence ATGGACCCAAAAGAAATTAAAGCCATGGTCGAAGCGGGATTACCCGGCTCAAGCGTGGTTGTGGAGGGCGATGGTACCCACTTCGAGGCGGTGGTAGTTTATTCCGGGTTTGAGGGAAAGGCTTTACTGGAACGCCACCAGATAGTTTACAATACCCTTGGCGAGGCAATGAAGCAGCGCATACACGCCCTTTCCCTAAAAACCTACACTCCCGAGCAGTGGGAGAGTGCCCGTACAAAACAAGCCAGGATCTAA
- the grxD gene encoding Grx4 family monothiol glutaredoxin, producing the protein MAEDIMKKIKSQIDEHKILLYMKGTKEMPQCGFSARVVQILNSYGVPYESVDVLADPELRQALKEFSNWPTFPQLYVNGQLIGGCDICVEMDRSGELEPIVKSAVE; encoded by the coding sequence ATGGCTGAAGATATAATGAAAAAAATTAAGTCGCAAATAGATGAGCACAAAATCCTTCTATACATGAAAGGCACAAAAGAGATGCCCCAGTGCGGCTTCTCCGCCCGTGTGGTACAAATCCTTAATTCGTATGGCGTTCCTTATGAAAGCGTCGACGTACTTGCTGACCCGGAGTTAAGGCAGGCATTAAAGGAGTTCTCCAACTGGCCCACCTTTCCACAGCTTTATGTGAACGGCCAGTTGATAGGCGGATGTGATATCTGCGTGGAGATGGATCGGTCGGGAGAGCTAGAGCCAATAGTAAAATCCGCTGTTGAATAG
- a CDS encoding sigma-70 family RNA polymerase sigma factor: MLLTTADKKTARFSERFPGGEKGFGLKSHNELSDEELVKIFVQTKDESAFNELVSRYGDRIFRLALRITHNPNDAEEVLQEVFLTLVGKLDTFRQESKFSTWLYRVTTNASYMLIRSEKRKQENELDIENYKPYHESGKLEGIQVKDWSDRPDEALLSWEGKEIIERAVNDLPLPYRVVFQLRDVEGLTNEEVAKVLGLTLPAVKSRVLRARLFLRDKLSDYFYDFKK; encoded by the coding sequence ATGTTGCTAACCACAGCTGATAAGAAGACAGCCCGGTTTAGTGAGCGGTTTCCCGGAGGTGAAAAGGGATTTGGGCTAAAAAGTCATAATGAATTATCCGACGAGGAACTGGTAAAAATATTCGTTCAAACCAAGGATGAAAGTGCTTTCAATGAGCTGGTAAGCCGATACGGTGACAGAATTTTCAGGCTGGCTTTAAGGATCACCCATAATCCCAACGATGCCGAGGAGGTCCTGCAGGAGGTGTTTTTAACCCTGGTAGGAAAGCTGGATACCTTTCGTCAAGAATCTAAATTCTCGACTTGGCTCTATCGGGTTACGACAAATGCCAGCTACATGCTTATAAGGAGTGAGAAGAGAAAACAGGAAAACGAGTTAGATATCGAGAACTACAAGCCTTACCACGAATCGGGCAAGCTTGAGGGCATTCAAGTAAAAGACTGGAGCGATAGACCGGATGAAGCCCTTCTGAGCTGGGAAGGCAAGGAAATAATAGAGCGGGCGGTCAATGACCTTCCCTTGCCCTACCGGGTAGTCTTTCAGCTAAGGGATGTTGAAGGATTGACGAACGAAGAGGTGGCTAAAGTTTTAGGCCTCACTCTTCCTGCAGTTAAGTCCAGGGTTCTAAGAGCCAGGCTATTCTTGAGAGATAAGCTCTCGGATTATTTTTATGATTTTAAAAAATAA
- a CDS encoding TetR/AcrR family transcriptional regulator codes for MGRTSNARERLINSAIELISARSYTAVGVQELCEHAGVKKGSFYHFFQSKRDLTLAALDTVWKGFRDQVLEPIFNSDLPPLEKFNRFLDISYERHCSTKDCTGAMTGCQMGNLAVELSTQDEVIRQRIQEIFEQWTGYCERVLKEAIAAGQLPPETDPRTTAQAILAYIEGILLLGKTFNDPNLIRRLGQGVVQLAICSNSNRCIETKENTLSS; via the coding sequence ATGGGACGTACAAGTAACGCCAGGGAAAGGCTGATAAATAGTGCAATAGAGCTTATAAGCGCCCGGAGCTATACAGCCGTCGGTGTTCAGGAGTTATGCGAACATGCCGGTGTGAAGAAAGGGAGTTTTTATCATTTTTTCCAGTCCAAGCGCGATTTGACGTTGGCGGCGTTAGACACAGTTTGGAAAGGATTTCGGGACCAGGTTTTAGAGCCTATATTTAACTCCGACCTGCCGCCTCTTGAGAAATTTAATCGGTTTCTAGACATATCCTACGAGCGCCACTGTTCCACTAAGGACTGCACCGGTGCCATGACCGGTTGCCAGATGGGTAATCTGGCTGTCGAGCTAAGCACCCAGGACGAGGTAATTCGGCAAAGAATACAGGAGATATTCGAGCAATGGACCGGTTATTGCGAGAGGGTTCTCAAAGAGGCTATTGCCGCCGGTCAGTTGCCACCGGAAACAGACCCTCGCACCACGGCTCAAGCGATCCTAGCCTATATAGAGGGCATTCTGCTTTTGGGTAAAACATTCAATGACCCGAACTTGATCCGGCGTCTCGGGCAAGGGGTAGTTCAGCTAGCTATATGCAGTAATTCTAATCGATGTATAGAAACGAAAGAGAATACCCTGAGTTCTTAA
- a CDS encoding PQQ-dependent sugar dehydrogenase, with amino-acid sequence MLKRLGPVLIFLLLSLSSLGYLVSLSKSEQVDASFTALQSPDIAFQAIATGLNNPLGITDPGDGSGRLFITEQNGRILIYDGTKILPTPFLNIASIVSCCGERGLLGLAFHPEYDTNGFFYVNYTNTSGNTVIARYSVSNNPNVADPSSAQILLTFTQPASNHNGGHLAFGPDGYLYIASGDGGGSGDPNDNGQDLGTLLGKILRIDVDGDDFPGDPNRNYSIPSDNPFVGASALDEIWAYGLRNPWRFSFDRETGDLFIGDVGQNSREEVNFQPASSTGGENYGWRCYEGNEEFNLDGCGEADDYVFPIIDYTHAQGCSVTGGFRYRGPDTTLFGYYFYGDFCSGMVWGALPDGKSDWTSTLLLDTNLSISTFGEDEAGNLYVAHYHGARGAIYRVIEASCDCNAPDAINGDENDNMIDGTPGNDIICGQGGNDTIRGLGGNDCIDGGDGNDTLRGNTGRDVLLGGAGDDTLIGGRGHDTLVGEDGNDVLKGDKGGDVLNGGPESDNLNGGPGIDACIGGETNISCGN; translated from the coding sequence ATGTTGAAACGACTTGGTCCAGTCCTGATATTTTTGCTACTGTCTCTCTCGAGCCTGGGCTACCTTGTATCTTTATCGAAAAGCGAGCAAGTGGATGCCTCGTTTACCGCTCTGCAGTCGCCTGACATCGCTTTTCAAGCTATTGCTACCGGACTTAACAACCCTCTCGGGATAACGGACCCGGGCGACGGGTCGGGAAGGCTATTCATCACGGAACAGAACGGACGGATTCTAATATATGACGGAACAAAGATACTGCCTACACCATTTCTTAACATCGCTTCGATTGTTTCGTGCTGTGGGGAGAGGGGACTCCTGGGCCTTGCATTCCATCCGGAATACGACACGAACGGCTTTTTCTATGTTAACTACACCAATACCAGCGGAAACACGGTTATCGCTCGTTACTCCGTGTCGAACAACCCCAACGTTGCCGACCCAAGCTCTGCTCAGATATTGCTGACCTTTACCCAGCCAGCTTCCAACCACAACGGCGGACACTTGGCCTTCGGCCCAGACGGATATCTTTATATAGCATCCGGAGACGGCGGGGGTAGCGGCGACCCCAATGACAACGGCCAGGACTTGGGAACTCTCCTAGGTAAGATACTTCGGATTGATGTGGATGGGGATGATTTTCCGGGCGACCCGAATCGCAATTACTCTATACCATCTGATAATCCTTTCGTCGGTGCTTCAGCCCTGGATGAAATCTGGGCTTATGGACTAAGGAATCCATGGCGGTTCAGTTTTGACCGGGAGACCGGTGACCTATTCATCGGCGATGTGGGGCAAAACAGTCGTGAGGAGGTCAACTTTCAGCCCGCTTCCAGCACCGGTGGCGAGAACTACGGCTGGCGATGCTACGAGGGGAACGAAGAGTTCAACCTGGATGGGTGTGGGGAGGCGGATGATTACGTATTCCCAATAATCGATTACACCCATGCTCAGGGTTGCTCAGTTACCGGAGGATTCCGCTACCGCGGGCCGGATACCACACTTTTTGGCTACTATTTTTATGGAGACTTTTGCAGCGGCATGGTCTGGGGAGCACTGCCTGACGGAAAAAGCGACTGGACCAGCACCCTCCTCTTGGACACTAACCTTTCTATAAGCACTTTCGGCGAGGACGAAGCTGGTAATTTATACGTCGCACACTACCACGGGGCAAGGGGAGCCATTTACCGGGTTATCGAGGCAAGCTGTGATTGCAACGCCCCTGACGCTATAAATGGAGATGAAAACGATAACATGATAGACGGAACCCCAGGTAATGATATTATATGCGGTCAGGGTGGCAATGACACGATAAGGGGTCTAGGCGGCAACGACTGCATCGATGGGGGAGATGGGAACGACACCCTTAGGGGTAATACAGGGAGGGATGTACTCTTAGGAGGTGCGGGTGATGACACCCTTATCGGGGGTCGTGGGCATGATACCCTTGTCGGTGAAGACGGAAATGACGTTTTGAAAGGGGACAAGGGTGGCGATGTACTTAATGGCGGGCCGGAATCAGACAATCTAAACGGCGGCCCCGGTATTGATGCGTGCATCGGTGGGGAAACCAACATAAGTTGCGGGAATTAG